From a region of the Cololabis saira isolate AMF1-May2022 chromosome 8, fColSai1.1, whole genome shotgun sequence genome:
- the LOC133448477 gene encoding serine/threonine-protein kinase 4-like, with translation MDNKEKVQLRHHPRRPMKKLSEDSLTKQPEEVLDVLEKLGEGSYGCVFKAIYKETGEIVAIKQVPVESDLQEIIKEISIMQQCNSPQVVRYYGSYFKNSDLWIVMEYCGAGSVSDIIRLRNKTLTEEEIATVLHSTLKGLEYLHFMRKIHRDIKAGNILLNTEGQAKLADFGVAGQLTDTMAKRNTVIGTPFWMAPEIIQEIGYNCVADIWSLGITAIEMAEGKPPYADIHPMRAIFMIPTNPPPTFRNPDLWSSNFKDFVSKCLVKNPEDRATATQLLQHPFIKSAKPNSILRALITDAMEIKLKRQEEAEQREQEAEDNDNSDEDEVDLGTMVRAGTCDSGTVRAAGSLASSLGGTFGTMIEHEDTGTMQSQLGTMVINSDDEDEEEAGTMKRRDETMQPAKPAFLEYFEQKDKEANNHNDQGGKGQNNADNRKLPSEGDLEVVNSWSVEELRVKLASLDPQMEQEIEEIRQRYQAKRQPIIDAIDAKKRLQQNF, from the exons ATGGACAACAAGGAGAAAGTCCAGCTGAGGCATCACCCTCGCAG ACCGATGAAGAAGCTGAGCGAGGACAGCCTCACCAAGCAGCCGGAGGAAGTCCTCGATGTCCTGGAGAAACTGGGGGAAGG GTCTTACGGGTGTGTGTTCAAGGCCATTTATAAAGAAACCGGGGAGATTGTAGCCATCAAACAAGTTCCTGTGGAGTCTGATCTTCAAGAGATCATCAAGGAAATCTCCATCATGCAGCAGTGTAACAG TCCGCAGGTAGTACGGTACTATGGCAGCTACTTCAAAAACAGTGACCTGTGGATTGTCATGGAGTATTGTGGTGCCGGATCAGTGTCCGATATCATCCGACTACGTAACAAGACG CTCACAGAGGAGGAGATCGCAACTGTCCTGCACTCGACTCTGAAGGGTCTGGAGTATCTGCACTTCATGAGGAAGATCCACCGAGACATCAAGGCGGGAAACATCCTGCTGAACACCGAAGGGCAGGCCAAACTGGCCGACTTCGGAGTAGCTGGACAGCTCACG GACACCATGGCGAAGCGAAACACCGTCATCGGTACACCATTCTGGATGGCTCCCGAGATTATTCAGGAGATCGGCTACAACTGTGTGGCCGACATCTGGTCGCTGGGAATCACGGCCATCGAGATGGCGGAGGGCAAGCCGCCGTACGCCGACATACACCCCATGAGG GCCATCTTCATGATTCCCACTAATCCGCCTCCAACATTTCGGAACCCAGATCTGTGGTCGTCTAACTTTAAAGACTTTGTCAGCAAGTGTTTGGTGAAAAACCCGGAAGACAGAGCGACGGCGACACAGTTGTTACAG CATCCCTTCATCAAGTCTGCCAAGCCCAACAGCATCCTGAGAGCCTTGATCACTGATGCCATGGAGATCAAGCTGAAGAGACAAGAGGAGGCAGAACAAAGGGAACAGGAAGCTGAAGACAATGACAACTCG GACGAGGACGAGGTCGACCTGGGGACGATGGTGCGGGCCGGAACCTGTGACTCCGGGACCGTCCGGGCCGCCGGCTCGTTAGCAAGTTCGCTCGGCGGGACGTTTGGGACGATGATAGAGCACGAGGACACGGGAACCATGCAGTCGCAGCTTGGCACCATGGTCATCAACTCTGACGATGAGGACGAGGAAGAAGCTGGCACTATGAAAA GGAGAGACGAGACGATGCAGCCGGCCAAGCCAGCCTTCCTGGAATACTTTGAGCAGAAAGATAAGGAGGCAAACAATCACAACGACCAAGGAGGCAAAGGACAGAACAACGCAGACAACCGCAAACTGCCCTCTGAGGGAGATCTGGAAGTG GTGAACTCGTGGTCGGTGGAGGAGCTGCGGGTGAAGCTCGCCTCTCTGGACCCTCAGATGGAGCAGGAGATCGAAGAGATCCGTCAGCGCTACCAGGCGAAGCGGCAGCCCATCATCGACGCCATCGACGCCAAGAAGCGGCTGCAGCAGAACTTCTGA